GGACGCCGCGAGCGAGGTTTCGAGGGACTCAAACCCCGAGTCCTCTAGGTCATCATCGTCATCTAGCAATTCCATTATTAGTATCAAAAGAACGACCCCGCCCGCGGACTTGACGACTCTCACACGCCATTTCGAAGCGGTTTTGGAATCGAGTGTCGCCTTAATGGACTGAGCGAATTCGTTGATTGTTGATTTCGAATATGACGCGTTCTCGAAGGCTGTATTGCACGCAGCGAGGGCGGTTGGGATGTCTATCTTCCCTCTCCGAAACGTAACGCTGTCACAAGAGACGATGAGCGGAACCATGCCAAGCAACTTTGCACATTCGACGACGAGACTTGTTGAAATTGTCTTACCGTTTGGGCACCGGAGCTTACGACCACCTTCAAGTGCATGGGCCGGAATCACCACTGAGTTTGCGCCAGCGCATTCGATGAGCTTAGTAATGACGTCTACAGGTCCGGCCGTTTTATCGAGCGTGTACGAACGGTTGGAATGAAGATTCCGGAACCGGATGCCATTTCGGACATCCTCTTGTGCATGAACGTTAAACGGTGTATCGGGAAACGTGTTTCGGTAAGTCGTCTCGTCGGTAGGGAGAAGCGATACCAGTGCCGGTTTGACTACCTCATTTACGATATCACGCTCAGTATAATTTCGTTCATGGACTGCAGCTGATCCTAGTAGCCCTAATATCCGTAATTGTTCTTTGGATAGGTGAGACCTGAAAGAGTTTTGAGGACGGCTGTTATTCCTCTCACCTGGTCGAAATTTGGGGGAGGGGATTTTGGGAATTGGCGGCGGACGGCGCGGTGGAACTGGACGGTACCCTCGCTGAGCCTCCGCTGGCGTAGCGAAGGATATGAAATGTAGTCCGCACAGGATGAGAACTAGGAGCGGATTAACGAAATGCGTCTTTAATGCTGACATCGTCTTCACCTTCACCCAAGTGCTGCTTTTGGTTGGCTACAATGGCCTCTATTGCCGAGCGGCCAATCGACCGCGCGGCGATTCCCACCACAACGAGTTGCCAATTGGTAGGAGGGCTTGGACTATCCGAATAAAACGCCCAAGCGAAGAACCCCGAGGCGACGACCATTCCAGCGAATGCAAGCCAGAACCACACGCTCTTTATCAAGGCTTGGTATCTCTTATGTTCGATCTTACCACGGAGTTCGTAAGCCTTCAGCATTTCGAAGGCAGCCGCACCGGCTGCCCCAACTGACCAGTAGTGAAAGAATTGTTGCATACTTTGGACTTATACCACTGTTCGAAAGTAGAGACGCAATTTTAAGGGCCGATATTCCGTACCCATGCCAATGAGTCCGAGCAGTTCATGCGTGCTCTAGCTAGATCAATCATGTTCACATTGCCGGTTGGCATCGTTAGGAATGATTGTACAAAAATGAGATATAAAAACAAATTATTTTCAGGTCGATTTTTCAAGCGGTGAATTAGATCGCTGAGGATAGACACGTCGATTTCAAAAAGCAGCCTCCGAAACTGCGTCAGCTTCGTTATCGAATTGCACATAGATTTCTGCAAGTGCTTATTTTGAAATGGCCTAGGGAAAATAACTCACTTGCATAATTGGTGTTTTGCAGCACAACTATCAACAGGAAGGATGTTTTCTGATGGAGGCATTCTAACTAAGGTCGTATCCGGCAACAGGTTCGTTATAGCATATTTCTCAGCGTAACATCTTTTCATGGCATAAGTTGTTTACTCCTTGTATTGAATTGCCATCAGCGAAAACAAAATACGGGATTGCCGTACGAGTGGATGTTTATGATACATGCATTAGGGTTGGGAGAATCGCCGTATCCCAGTCTTCAACGGTCACCGATTCCGGTTGTCGGCCTTTGAATCGACCATCAGCAAAATCGATTGACCAAGCAAGTCTCACACGGCAACGTTTTGCTAATTCCATCACAGTTTGTTTCGCCCCGTTTTCGCCTTCTCGATCAAGATCAAACATGACCGAAACATGTCCACCGGGAATGCTGTTTGCCAAAGTTGCTAATTTGTCAGCCTGGGATTCAGTGACAGTATTACTACACACTGCCAACGCGGGAATGCCAAGCGTGTGCAAGTTGATCACATCGTTTGGTCCTTCGACGAGTATGATGCCAATTTGCTGGAGTTGTTCGGGAGTGGCGAGTCCGTGGAATTGTGGTTCGCCGTAGAGTTCTTGTCCCCGATGAAAACCTTTGACGAATTTAAATTTGTGCGGCTCTTTGGAACTGTCTCCAGAGCGTTGCCATTTTTTGTGTTGGTCTTCGTAGTTCAGATTGCGACCAAACCAGGTCAAAACATTTCCGTCTGCATCAGGATATCCGTAAACGAAATGGCCGCGCAGCAGTCCCTTTGCGTTACTAGGAAGGTAGCCACAGTGAAACTTCTTCATGATTTCCGGAGTCATAAAGGGACGTTTCCGCACATAGGCGGCTGCTTGGGGAGACATTTCCGCGACATCGGTTATGAACTGTTCATTGAGATTGATCAGTTCACGGGCACGTTCGTTTTCAGAGTCTTTCAAGGGGATGTTGATGAGAGGGGATTTGTCATTCATCGATTCCGTTGTGGAGGATTGGGACGTTGATACTGTTCCAACATTCTTTTCCGGTGGTCGTCCTGCAACGAGTGCTTGCAGGTCTGCAGCGATTTCCTTGAAGTCTCGCCCTTTCAGTTTTCCATCTGCTGGTTCTGAATTGTGTTTCATCAGATACATCAGATTGAGCAGGTTTCCTCGGACCGTGCAGCCGTATTGAAAACAGCGAAACACGGCTCCGTCCTGTTTGATTTTGATCGAAATGGCACGGTCACCGGTTTCCTGTTCTTTGCCG
This window of the Gimesia fumaroli genome carries:
- a CDS encoding toprim domain-containing protein produces the protein MAHRNRGYIDVDSLQQELIADGDIVERIASFYNVSLPELHKTQNETRLACIFACGKEQETGDRAISIKIKQDGAVFRCFQYGCTVRGNLLNLMYLMKHNSEPADGKLKGRDFKEIAADLQALVAGRPPEKNVGTVSTSQSSTTESMNDKSPLINIPLKDSENERARELINLNEQFITDVAEMSPQAAAYVRKRPFMTPEIMKKFHCGYLPSNAKGLLRGHFVYGYPDADGNVLTWFGRNLNYEDQHKKWQRSGDSSKEPHKFKFVKGFHRGQELYGEPQFHGLATPEQLQQIGIILVEGPNDVINLHTLGIPALAVCSNTVTESQADKLATLANSIPGGHVSVMFDLDREGENGAKQTVMELAKRCRVRLAWSIDFADGRFKGRQPESVTVEDWDTAILPTLMHVS